Within Haematobia irritans isolate KBUSLIRL chromosome 2, ASM5000362v1, whole genome shotgun sequence, the genomic segment gaccacaatgaatattttaaatctatctaaaaattcactttttctaatAGTTTGAAGGGACTCTTATTGACgtcgttttaaatttatttaaaaaggcacttaataattgcactcatgcgatacttttttgtaggaaCTTGGCGTgacacaacttctcaatagtgacggcacttttgcgacgagttttggatatcgtatacgactgttcaaattcaaaaaatgttggcagggtgggtattaagttcgagtttagccggtaAAATCAcatataaatcaataaaaaagtgtaAAATGATACCTCTTTGATGCAAATACAGAAACAGGTTGTTAATGCCCACCTATAAGTGCAATGAATGAAAACGTATTTGGTTTCATTCAGCGTCAAACGCAGAAAATATATATTGGTATAAAGTCTTAACAATTGTTTTTGCTCAAACATGGTAACACTGTTTCGctattacatttatttaggtACCTTTAAAACAACAATACTTTAATACAACTCTGATGCAACTCCATTTTATTTCATCCTCTTTGTATACTACCCTGTTCATTCTCTCGCATTAGCATTGTATGTTCCCTCTCCTTCTATCATTATAATGAATAGCGTTAAGCGTTTACATTTGAAAACAACTGAAATTTCATCTATGACAAACACAAGCGCATTTTTTAAGAAGAAGAATAAAACATTTACCTTGTTAATATATTTAATACAAtaagaagacaaaaaatttgcttagaaaattttgaagtggtGAAATATCTTTGGACAAATATATAAATTGCAGAATACTTGACAATATAATCTAGGAcaacataaaattaaacaaaaggtAAGCAATGATAAAAAGTCATAGAAAGTGAGTGGAGTGATTGAATAAAACCAAACAACAAGAGGACGCGCGCGGTGGGTTGCAGAGGGAAATTCAAAGCATAAAAGCAAATTCATGGTAAATTCGTTTGGCAATTTGTGAAACATATTAAataattatcatttttattttgtgtttgcTATTATTTTAGGTGAATATGACGCCAGCACATACGGACTCGCCATTGAGAAGATCCGAGGCAGGAATTTTACGCGATGGACAGACTCACAATGTTACGATAAATGATGATGAGGAGGAAAGAAGACAGGCACGTAGACGTACTTTGCTGTCTTCAAATCCCACCGATTCATCTTGCCTGGAAGAGAATGAGACCCTAAAAAAGTGTTTGGAAATCTACAATGGCAACAAATTGAGCAAGGAAAATGCTTGGTCAGTATCTTTGATTGATACTCTATCGACTTTGCTGGACAGACATCACAAATCATTGAACAATTTTAAGGTATGCAAATATGGTATATTTGAGTGAAAGGATTGGGTACAGCCAtcgcattcctataggaaaattcCCTGCACAGTGTGTAAATAGAGATGTTTTGTTATAGGGGTGTTGACTGTATCTGATTGCAGATTTTGTAGGTCAGTACGAAAATTTCTAATCTGTGccctttgttgttttgtttatagGTTGCTGGTTCATCTCTGGAGGCTTCTTCTAAAGTTTACAGTCTCCGTGTGGATTCAATACACACAGATGTTCTACGTATGTCAGCAGGTTTGAATGCTCAAAAATTTAACGAGAAACAAGccaacgatgatgatgatgacgatgtggCTACTGGCGGTGAGGGAGGCAATGATCCAAATGCTGAGGCGGCGGGTGCAGATGGTGGTCCGGCGCCtgagaaagaaaaacaaaagaaacaaaagaaaaagcGTAACATAATATCAACAATAACCAAAAATAAGGATACAATTAATGCCCGCCTCGATACTGTGCCGTTGCAAGATCCTGTCTTTGGTAAACTCAACTCTattgttggatcaattaactcatCAAATCGTCTAATGAACAACATACTCTTGACAACTGAATCTGAACTACGCTTGCGTACAACATTTCCCTTTTGGAATGCCCAATCACTGCCAGTACTTGATTATACTGAAGAGGTGGCAATTAGTACTGAAAATGAAGGTGACTTGGCTCCATGTGATAGGCTATTTAAAATTTCTCGTGTTGATGATATGCAATTGCGACCCTTACATAGTGGTTATGTTATATCCGATACGCCAGAGCCCTCAAATGATGACAAAGATGAAACAGGACCACGACGTATGAGTCTAGGATCCGATTGTGACGATGATGGACCGCCCGGCTGTGTGGATGGAGGCGGTGGTGATGATATACACAGTTTTGCCCCATTTCATAATGCAAATGAGGTGGGAATGGCTTTCGATATAAATGCCGAATGTGAACCAGTGCCTTCGTTAAGTGAACATGTGCCCATTCTTGATGTTAATTATGACGACTTGGATGATGATTTAACAACTGGTGAGTAGAATACATgtgttttgctttattttttttaaagtaattaaAATATGATCGATAATAGCGGATATAAGCACATTGACATATATTCCCTTTGTGGCTTGGAGGgctatttgaaccatggactttCTTTAATTAACAATCTACTTTTATTTGAAATAGATTGGCCATTTATGGTagtcatgtatcaaatttcattgaaaattgtttttaaaatgaaTTCTGGAGAATAAGATATATTCATATCTGATATGGTAGACATTTTGGGCATTTGTGATAAAATTGCTTCCCTTTTTGCAGGCATATTGTAAGGAATCAATTTCCAGGTCATTTAAACCTTATAAGAATCTCTAAGATATTAACCTCCATCTTCATGGAGCTCCATTGGTGTAAGGTTAGCTTACTAACTTTTAAATCGTTCTTCGaatatatctaggttaggtggctgcccgatgtatcaggctcacttagactattcagtccattgtgataccacattggtgaacttctctcttcgtTCTTCgtgttcggccgaagcaggaatcgaacccacgacttgtgtatgcaaggcgggcatgcaaccattgcaccacggtggctcccctggAATATATCTATCATTTTGCTAATATActtatatgccagttagaaaatTAACGACgaatatatttcaattatttttaaacagATATAAGATATCTGCAATTTAGTTTTTTGTAAAGTGACaggtaaagcctaacggagctgcaTCATCGgaatatttcaatgtttttctggaaatttgtttataaagtccatatagaattattttaagtATATTGAAGATACAATTTCTGGTTTCAAATGCATTTCAATTTATGGGATTGTAATCAAAATCAGGAAACTGATACTTGTTATAGATTTCCAAAAATggagattttaatatttttaaaatttggaaaaacagaTTTTTAGAAAAACTTAGAAAAAACGATTAACTTCACAAAAGTCTGTTTATGGTTAAAAACATATAGATCTTATGCGTTGGTTCCCTATTTCCtacaaacaaaagaaaactaaatttaaaaaattaaataaaaacctaAATTGATTTGAATTCGAGTGTTTGCGTTTCTTCCGAATTGGGGTTTGGTACGATTTGGATGATTTGTTTTTTAACCTCaccatgtcattccgtttgtaacacatcaaaatattgctcgaagacaccataaagtatatatattctgggtcgtggtgaaattctgagtcgatctaagtatgtccgtccgtccgtctgttgaaatcacgctaacttcctaacgaaacaagctatcgacttgaaacttggcacaagtagttgttattgatgtaggtcagatggtattgcaaatgggccatatcggtcatcttttacgtatagcccccatataaacggacccccagatttgctttgcggagcctctaagataagcatattCCATcctattcggctgaaatttggtacgtggtgttagtatatggtctctaacgaccatgcaaaaattggtccacatcggttcataattctatatagcccccatataaaccgctccccagatttggcttgcggagcctctaaaataagcaaatttcatcctatccggctgaaatttggtacgtggtgttagtatatggtctctaacaaccatgcaaaaattggtccacataggtccataattatatatagcccccatataaaccgatcccccgatttggcttgcggagcctctacaaaaagcaaatttcatcctatccggctgaaatttcggatatggtgttagtatattgtatccaacaaccaagctaaaattggtccacatcgatacataattatatatagcccccatataaaccgatccccagattcgacctccggagcctattggaggagcaaaacccatccgatcaggttaaaatttagatgtggttttggtatatggtttttaaccaccatgcaaaaattggtccataacggtccataattatatatagtccccatataaaccgatccctagatttgacctctaaagcctcttggaggagcaaaatttgtccgatccggttgaaatttggtacgtggatttagaatatggtccctaacaaccgtgcaaaaatttatacatatcggtccataattatatatccggctgaaatttcgtacaaggtttttgtatatggtatctaacaaccaagctaaaattggttcatatcgatacataattatatatagcccccatataaacctatccccagatttgacctcgggagcctcttggagtagtaaatttcaaccgagccggttgaaatttgccacGTGATCTAAGTATTTGGTCTTTAAAAAaacatggaaaaatttgtcgatatcggtccataattatatatagcccccgatccccagatttgatctccggagcctcttggaggagcaaaattcattcgattcggttgaaatttgtacattgtgctagtatatggccgctaacatgccatgccaaaattggttcatatcggtctatagttatatatagcccccagataaacctatccccaatcacacacaaattggtccatatcggttcataattgtatataaccctcttataaagcgacccccccaTATAACAAttcggctctctaattaccgctcaaaactttatatccgtTTGTAATTATTTATACATTTCCCTATATATCGTATACCGggccaagaactgaattatatacgtatttaatctgtttttttttgtataatatataccacgtatggacgaacttacaatttagaggacgatgttaagaagttttaagatggcaaggtcatcggcaagtattaccacaacccaagtaattctattgtggatgacagtctttagtagaactttctacgcaatccatggtggaggatacataagattcggcctggccgaacttacggctgtatatacttgttttttactcagactttattgagattttttttatttcatatttattgatATTGAATAGTACTctctaatataaaaatatatttaatatcacactatacttatatatatatattttttttttaattttcagagGAACGTAATGCCATTAAAAATTGCCGTGGTCTACGCAAAGCACCTGTACTTATCGAAGATCTACGCCCTGTTGACGCAAATTCACAATTAGAGTACTCTTATCGTCCGCTCGATAAGATCTCACAATTTTGGGCTGGTCCCTCTCATTGGAAATTTAAAAGAACACGCAATAGAAATACCCTTACTGGTCAACAGCAGCATCTTACAGATGATGGTACAGCTGGACGTAATTTAAATGCAAAAGCTCGACGTAACAAAAAGGCTTTCGAGAAGAAACAAtcgaaacaattgaaatttggagAATTCCATGATGACCTCTTTATAAAACTGGATGAGAAATATAAAAGTCGTAAGGCCAATATTCAAAAGAAATGGGATCAACGAAAACTCAAATTACCCATGGATTTGCAAGTTGATCCTTTACGATTTTCTTATTATGCATTAGCACCCGGTATACCAGTCCATGTGAAAGCCGACGAAAGAGAAAGCATTGCGGAGGTGGCTGGTGGAACGACGTTAGATAATGAATCTATACCACAAGATGATCATTTCGATAATGGCGCTGATGATATGCCCTATGATGATCCTATGGATGGTGGAGGAGGATGTGATGGTGGCAACAACAACATGGCAAATGTGACACAAGGTCACGATGTTAATGCAGATAATAACCCGCAAGCAACAAATCCCACAGAAACCGAAGGCAATggagaaaatttaaatgaaaccgttttggagattgcCACAGAATATGATGGTGCCCCATCACAAGTAACAAAGATCATAGTGCCGTTTGCCAAGCGGGCCAAGGTTATCGATATGAAAAATCTCAAGCGAAGTTGTACAGTATTACTACAAAAACAATTCAGACATCCGGTTAGAGAAGAAGATATACCTAAACATCCCATACCGAAACAAGAAGAATATAAAGAAGGCTTGGGCAGCTTCCATGACATATACGAACATCTACCTGAAATTTTACCTAAAGCAATGGCTGAATCACTATCCACCTCCATAGCATTCTATTCTGTACTGCATTTGGCAAATGAATTTGATTTGCGGCTGATACCAGAAGAAGATCTGAAAGATTTTAAAATACGTAAAGTGGCGGGATAGCTGCTATGTATCGTAATTAATAGTAGTACATGTAAAACAAATCGTTAATAAATGTCACTCCTTAAtagtttttttagtattttaactatacataaaatatagatttaaaaatatatatatatgaacttGCATAGggtaaaaaaagcaaaataacaaaaatacaaaaaatatataaacatattAAGTTTTACTTTTTCATAGTTTCTAAGTACTTCCTCTATCTCAGCTCTATATACCATCTCCTTTATGTATTTATAATGGCATTTTGTTTGCAATCTATTCTTCTCTAatctttgttaaattttgaaaaaaaggagaagaataaaaaaagcataaaaaattgaaaatttttcccagtTTTCCCAGGGatctttttatttgtatattcaatatttttcaaatttacttacaaaaaccaaaaacaaactcaattttttttttcgtaagaTTTTCTACTTTAAAAGTATTTTtcttaaatcatttttttaccatttgCCCCAAGCCACAATAATAACAATTGAATTAGTTTATTAAGTCGCTTCTTAATCACTCCTATTAGTCGTGAATAATTACTATTTTTGTTTCCTTtcctttttaaattatttcacaatataaaaataaaaattattgttttatttttttacatcccAAGATTTTTTGCAGTATTTttctaagttttcttttctgtgtgtgtattcgatatatttttcaaaaatttgtggtttatattaaaacaaaaagagaaacaaataaacaaacatttttagaaaattgacaACAAAGAAAATATAACATTGAACATGTCTGTTATTTACATATGTTGTGTTGGAGTTTTGTATAATAATGCACGATGATTATGTTTAAATAGGAAATAAGGTTTTCAGAGAATTCTCTcaggattaaaattttttagaaaagtcAGTCTCACCCTACAATATATCGGTTTTGGTATGGCTGCCATATAAAGAGACTCCACCCCCAT encodes:
- the barr gene encoding non-SMC condensin I complex subunit H isoform X1, producing the protein MVNMTPAHTDSPLRRSEAGILRDGQTHNVTINDDEEERRQARRRTLLSSNPTDSSCLEENETLKKCLEIYNGNKLSKENAWSVSLIDTLSTLLDRHHKSLNNFKVAGSSLEASSKVYSLRVDSIHTDVLRMSAGLNAQKFNEKQANDDDDDDVATGGEGGNDPNAEAAGADGGPAPEKEKQKKQKKKRNIISTITKNKDTINARLDTVPLQDPVFGKLNSIVGSINSSNRLMNNILLTTESELRLRTTFPFWNAQSLPVLDYTEEVAISTENEGDLAPCDRLFKISRVDDMQLRPLHSGYVISDTPEPSNDDKDETGPRRMSLGSDCDDDGPPGCVDGGGGDDIHSFAPFHNANEVGMAFDINAECEPVPSLSEHVPILDVNYDDLDDDLTTEERNAIKNCRGLRKAPVLIEDLRPVDANSQLEYSYRPLDKISQFWAGPSHWKFKRTRNRNTLTGQQQHLTDDGTAGRNLNAKARRNKKAFEKKQSKQLKFGEFHDDLFIKLDEKYKSRKANIQKKWDQRKLKLPMDLQVDPLRFSYYALAPGIPVHVKADERESIAEVAGGTTLDNESIPQDDHFDNGADDMPYDDPMDGGGGCDGGNNNMANVTQGHDVNADNNPQATNPTETEGNGENLNETVLEIATEYDGAPSQVTKIIVPFAKRAKVIDMKNLKRSCTVLLQKQFRHPVREEDIPKHPIPKQEEYKEGLGSFHDIYEHLPEILPKAMAESLSTSIAFYSVLHLANEFDLRLIPEEDLKDFKIRKVAG
- the barr gene encoding non-SMC condensin I complex subunit H isoform X2, which translates into the protein MTPAHTDSPLRRSEAGILRDGQTHNVTINDDEEERRQARRRTLLSSNPTDSSCLEENETLKKCLEIYNGNKLSKENAWSVSLIDTLSTLLDRHHKSLNNFKVAGSSLEASSKVYSLRVDSIHTDVLRMSAGLNAQKFNEKQANDDDDDDVATGGEGGNDPNAEAAGADGGPAPEKEKQKKQKKKRNIISTITKNKDTINARLDTVPLQDPVFGKLNSIVGSINSSNRLMNNILLTTESELRLRTTFPFWNAQSLPVLDYTEEVAISTENEGDLAPCDRLFKISRVDDMQLRPLHSGYVISDTPEPSNDDKDETGPRRMSLGSDCDDDGPPGCVDGGGGDDIHSFAPFHNANEVGMAFDINAECEPVPSLSEHVPILDVNYDDLDDDLTTEERNAIKNCRGLRKAPVLIEDLRPVDANSQLEYSYRPLDKISQFWAGPSHWKFKRTRNRNTLTGQQQHLTDDGTAGRNLNAKARRNKKAFEKKQSKQLKFGEFHDDLFIKLDEKYKSRKANIQKKWDQRKLKLPMDLQVDPLRFSYYALAPGIPVHVKADERESIAEVAGGTTLDNESIPQDDHFDNGADDMPYDDPMDGGGGCDGGNNNMANVTQGHDVNADNNPQATNPTETEGNGENLNETVLEIATEYDGAPSQVTKIIVPFAKRAKVIDMKNLKRSCTVLLQKQFRHPVREEDIPKHPIPKQEEYKEGLGSFHDIYEHLPEILPKAMAESLSTSIAFYSVLHLANEFDLRLIPEEDLKDFKIRKVAG